One stretch of Actinacidiphila sp. DG2A-62 DNA includes these proteins:
- a CDS encoding class I SAM-dependent methyltransferase, which yields MGTVHGGLDGGVELTAYLVNESRARRPELAADELAAAWIPEAERGAVRELWEEFAGAVYPHDDLVVSLRGRFIADTLARALRRDPDTVLVVCGAGFSSYSWLLPFRAALEVDLPDMAAAKRRRAAELADSGRVPGSAGREVRHLAADLGRAEDRALVAARVRELAAGRPVAYVAEGVLFYLPAEQARAVVRLGEEFGATVLTAVSYWPAAAAGSVVLERQRRWFRSRGVPEEASHLTHHELTGLLGGEVADLGPEDLQRRYLGKVAVPESELIPEYVAVAGVAGVAGAAEAAG from the coding sequence GTGGGCACGGTGCACGGCGGGCTGGACGGCGGGGTGGAGCTGACCGCCTACCTGGTGAACGAGTCCCGGGCCAGGCGGCCGGAGCTGGCGGCGGACGAGCTCGCCGCGGCCTGGATACCGGAGGCCGAGCGCGGCGCGGTGCGCGAGCTGTGGGAGGAGTTCGCGGGCGCGGTCTACCCGCACGACGACCTGGTGGTGTCGCTGCGCGGCCGGTTCATCGCGGACACCCTGGCGCGGGCGCTGCGCCGCGACCCCGACACGGTGCTCGTGGTCTGCGGCGCCGGCTTCTCCTCCTATTCGTGGCTGCTGCCGTTCCGCGCCGCGCTGGAGGTGGACCTGCCGGACATGGCGGCGGCCAAGCGGCGGCGGGCGGCCGAGCTGGCGGACTCCGGCCGGGTGCCCGGGTCCGCCGGCCGCGAGGTGCGGCACCTGGCCGCCGACCTCGGCCGGGCGGAGGACCGCGCGCTGGTGGCGGCGCGGGTCCGCGAGCTGGCCGCTGGGCGGCCGGTGGCCTACGTCGCCGAGGGCGTGCTCTTCTACCTGCCGGCGGAGCAGGCCCGCGCGGTGGTGCGGCTCGGCGAGGAGTTCGGCGCCACGGTGCTCACCGCGGTCAGCTACTGGCCGGCCGCGGCGGCCGGCAGCGTGGTGCTGGAGCGGCAGCGGCGCTGGTTCCGCAGCCGCGGCGTGCCCGAGGAGGCCAGCCACCTCACCCACCACGAGCTGACCGGCCTGCTCGGTGGCGAGGTGGCCGACCTCGGCCCGGAGGACCTCCAGCGGCGCTATCTGGGCAAGGTCGCCGTGCCCGAGTCCGAGCTGATCCCGGAGTACGTGGCGGTCGCGGGCGTCGCGGGCGTGGCAGGGGCTGCGGAGGCGGCGGGATGA
- a CDS encoding ATP-binding cassette domain-containing protein: protein MSLDTRARTRPGAGPASASAAPPVSESGPPAPSARRPRRYLRTPIVPQMEEQDCGAACLAVVLGAFGRRTTLHEASRACGVSRDGVSAAAVARAAARYGLTARGRRVTRGDGPLLGLEAVPVPSMVLLTGPHFAVYEGVRHGRIHVNDPSLGSYRTTPEAFWESFAGIAVGFAPGPGFTPGGARFPFLRGLADRVRGYLPGLLLAVFTAVVLTVPSVTASFLLRAYLSSVTEGGESAWRLPLVLATAGAGGVVLLGTWLQQSLVGRVLEAMSARSSAAFLSRMLRLPGSFFHRRQLGGLVTRVQMNDGLAALLSYRAAGAAAAAAGAAAHLAALIWLSPRLSVIPGVVAVLDVLALRLATKRRGGMLHRLHSEQYKRDGVAFAGVSAMETIKAEGAEESFFRSWSGWQARAMDTAQTMAAAVVTPLTVPTALNTAAGAAVVVVGTSLLLGGSLAFGTLLAYLLLLNGFLLPVAQLVGIGSELTVARAQTALLEDVEHSEPDPYLTPVLDAPADRTGLRGGLELREVTFGYDPNRPPTLAGVSLTVRPGEWVAVVGDSGSGKSTLARLAAGVLRPWSGEVLLDGRRREQVPRAVLTAQVAYVEQQLRLFEGTFRDNLTLWNPAVDADALYRALADAEAADLVSGRGGLDAGKVDEGARNLSGGERQRLELARALALDPAVLVLDEATSALDTRTEELVGRHLRARGCSCLVLAHRLSTVRAADRVVVLRDGRIVQEGPPSELARVAGPYRDLLDEDAAAQDTGDPS from the coding sequence ATGAGTTTGGACACCCGCGCCCGTACCCGCCCCGGGGCCGGCCCGGCGTCCGCGTCCGCGGCACCGCCGGTGTCGGAGTCCGGGCCGCCCGCTCCGTCCGCGCGCCGGCCGCGCCGCTACCTGCGCACGCCGATCGTCCCGCAGATGGAGGAGCAGGACTGCGGGGCCGCCTGTCTCGCCGTCGTCCTCGGCGCGTTCGGCCGGCGGACCACCCTGCACGAGGCGTCGCGGGCCTGCGGCGTCTCCCGGGACGGCGTCAGCGCCGCCGCGGTGGCCAGAGCCGCCGCACGGTACGGGCTGACCGCCCGGGGCAGGCGCGTGACCCGAGGCGACGGCCCGCTGCTCGGCCTCGAAGCGGTGCCCGTCCCGTCCATGGTGCTCCTGACCGGCCCGCACTTCGCGGTCTACGAAGGCGTCCGGCATGGCCGAATCCATGTCAACGACCCGTCGCTGGGCTCCTACAGGACCACCCCGGAGGCGTTCTGGGAGTCCTTCGCGGGCATAGCGGTCGGCTTCGCGCCCGGGCCCGGCTTCACGCCCGGCGGTGCCCGCTTCCCGTTCCTGCGCGGCCTGGCCGACCGGGTGCGCGGGTACCTGCCGGGCCTGCTGCTCGCGGTGTTCACCGCCGTGGTCCTGACCGTGCCGTCGGTGACGGCCTCGTTCCTGCTGCGCGCCTACCTCAGCAGCGTCACCGAGGGCGGCGAGAGCGCCTGGCGGCTGCCGCTGGTGCTGGCCACGGCGGGCGCGGGCGGCGTCGTCCTGCTCGGCACGTGGCTCCAGCAGTCGCTGGTGGGCCGGGTGCTGGAGGCGATGTCGGCCCGTTCCTCGGCGGCGTTCCTGTCCCGGATGCTGCGACTGCCCGGTTCGTTCTTCCACCGCCGCCAGCTGGGCGGCCTGGTCACCCGGGTGCAGATGAACGACGGTCTGGCCGCGCTGCTGTCCTACCGCGCGGCCGGGGCCGCCGCTGCGGCGGCCGGTGCGGCGGCGCACCTGGCCGCGCTGATCTGGCTGTCCCCGCGCCTGTCGGTCATCCCCGGTGTGGTCGCCGTGCTCGATGTGCTGGCCCTGCGGCTGGCCACCAAGCGGCGCGGCGGCATGCTGCACCGACTGCACTCGGAGCAGTACAAGCGGGACGGCGTCGCCTTCGCCGGCGTCTCGGCGATGGAGACCATCAAGGCCGAGGGCGCCGAGGAGTCCTTCTTCCGTTCCTGGTCGGGCTGGCAGGCGCGAGCCATGGACACCGCGCAGACGATGGCCGCCGCCGTGGTCACCCCGCTCACCGTGCCCACCGCGCTGAACACCGCCGCCGGCGCCGCCGTGGTCGTCGTGGGCACCTCGCTGCTGCTCGGCGGCTCACTGGCCTTCGGCACGCTGCTGGCGTACCTGCTGCTGCTCAACGGGTTCCTGCTGCCCGTGGCCCAGTTGGTCGGTATCGGCTCGGAACTGACGGTGGCGCGGGCGCAGACCGCGCTGCTGGAGGACGTCGAGCACTCCGAGCCCGACCCCTACCTCACCCCGGTGCTGGACGCGCCGGCCGACCGCACCGGGCTGCGCGGCGGTCTGGAGCTGCGCGAGGTCACCTTCGGATACGACCCCAACCGTCCGCCGACACTGGCCGGCGTGTCGCTGACGGTCCGGCCGGGCGAGTGGGTCGCCGTGGTCGGCGACAGCGGCAGCGGCAAGTCGACGCTGGCCCGGCTGGCCGCGGGGGTGCTGCGGCCCTGGTCCGGGGAGGTGCTGCTGGACGGCCGCCGGCGCGAGCAGGTGCCGCGCGCGGTGCTGACCGCCCAGGTCGCCTATGTGGAGCAGCAGTTGCGGCTGTTCGAGGGCACCTTCCGCGACAACCTGACGCTGTGGAACCCGGCGGTGGACGCGGACGCGCTGTACCGCGCGCTCGCCGACGCCGAGGCCGCGGACCTGGTGAGCGGGCGTGGCGGGCTGGACGCCGGGAAGGTCGACGAAGGCGCCCGCAACCTGTCGGGCGGTGAGCGCCAGCGCCTCGAACTGGCCCGCGCGCTCGCCCTCGACCCGGCTGTGCTGGTGCTGGACGAGGCCACCTCCGCCCTGGACACCCGCACCGAGGAACTGGTCGGTCGCCACCTGCGCGCCCGCGGGTGCAGCTGCCTGGTACTGGCCCATCGCCTCAGTACGGTCCGGGCCGCCGACCGCGTCGTGGTCCTGCGTGACGGCCGGATCGTGCAGGAAGGCCCGCCCAGTGAGCTGGCCCGCGTCGCCGGGCCCTATCGCGACCTGCTCGACGAGGACGCCGCGGCGCAGGACACGGGAGATCCGTCATGA
- a CDS encoding ABC transporter ATP-binding protein, with protein sequence MGNVLFSEPTRDDSVPAVDVRELHRSYGGYRAVRGVSFTVARGELFALLGTNGAGKTTTLEVLEGFHAPTAGTVRVFGLDPYRDGASVRRRMGVMLQEGGFFNELTVRETVDSWRGFIAGARRTAQVLEQVGLAGRGTVRVGQLSGGERRRLDLALALLGGPELLFLDEPTTGMDPEARRATWQLVGELLAGGTTIVLTTHYLEEAQRLADRVAVMADGRIAAMGTVDEVLSGHGGRIAFRLPDGVRAGDLPVLPQASGGGAPVLEHAAGRYRAAYTVDRTGPALAELHRWAARHAVELDDIEVRTVSLEDVFLELARQTHGSPDDPDRESPGGPRRTARREKPRASDSPQRTAGTPGVRQTTDRAGTR encoded by the coding sequence ATGGGAAACGTTCTTTTCTCCGAACCGACCCGCGACGACTCCGTGCCCGCGGTGGACGTGCGGGAACTCCACCGGTCTTATGGCGGCTATCGGGCCGTGCGCGGTGTTTCCTTCACCGTCGCGCGCGGTGAGCTGTTCGCGCTGCTCGGCACCAACGGCGCGGGCAAGACGACCACCCTGGAGGTCCTGGAGGGATTCCACGCCCCCACCGCCGGCACCGTGCGGGTGTTCGGCCTCGACCCGTACCGCGACGGGGCCTCGGTACGCCGCCGGATGGGCGTGATGCTGCAGGAAGGCGGGTTCTTCAACGAATTGACGGTCCGTGAGACGGTCGATTCCTGGCGCGGTTTCATCGCCGGCGCCCGCCGTACCGCGCAGGTGCTGGAGCAGGTGGGCCTGGCCGGCCGCGGCACAGTCCGGGTCGGCCAGCTCTCCGGCGGGGAACGCCGCCGGCTCGACCTGGCGCTGGCGCTGCTCGGCGGCCCCGAGCTGCTCTTCCTCGACGAACCCACCACCGGCATGGATCCCGAGGCCCGTCGCGCCACCTGGCAGCTGGTCGGAGAACTGCTGGCCGGCGGCACCACCATCGTGCTCACCACCCACTACCTGGAGGAGGCGCAGCGGCTCGCCGACCGGGTGGCCGTCATGGCGGACGGCCGGATCGCCGCCATGGGCACGGTGGACGAGGTGCTCTCCGGACACGGCGGCCGGATCGCCTTCCGGCTCCCGGACGGCGTGCGGGCCGGGGACCTGCCCGTGCTCCCACAGGCTTCCGGTGGCGGCGCACCCGTCCTGGAGCACGCGGCCGGCCGGTACCGCGCCGCGTACACGGTGGACCGCACCGGACCGGCACTGGCCGAGCTGCACCGATGGGCCGCACGGCACGCCGTCGAGCTGGACGACATCGAGGTCCGCACCGTCTCCCTGGAGGACGTCTTCCTGGAGCTGGCGCGGCAGACGCACGGCAGCCCGGACGACCCGGACCGGGAGAGCCCGGGTGGTCCGCGGAGGACGGCGCGGCGGGAGAAACCGAGGGCGTCGGACAGTCCGCAGCGCACCGCCGGCACGCCGGGTGTCCGGCAGACCACGGACAGGGCGGGCACGCGATGA
- a CDS encoding ABC transporter permease — protein sequence MFWRNRRSTFIGFLLPVVLDLVVAAPLRNKEIGGVNAAGYTSVGFIGLAMVTSFVNLLSTVVARRDGLVLKRLRGTEVPTSAIFAGQLAVSAVVLLIQAVILGAVSVGWFGVPLPADPLLLLLTLTVGFLVFGALACALACCTPSVETAPVVAMPVLLVCMFGAGVFAPVQSLPSWLRAPVRGLPLEPVVESLRVAWFGRDFGGETWNGAALPHLTMLDGWHSAVPGLLLAVAWGAAAAQLTRRFFRWEPRRG from the coding sequence GTGTTCTGGCGCAACCGGCGTTCCACCTTCATCGGCTTCCTGCTGCCGGTGGTCCTCGACCTGGTGGTCGCCGCACCGCTGCGGAACAAGGAGATCGGCGGGGTGAACGCGGCCGGCTACACGTCGGTGGGCTTCATCGGCCTGGCCATGGTCACGTCCTTCGTCAACCTGCTCAGCACGGTGGTGGCGCGGCGCGACGGGCTGGTACTCAAGAGGCTGCGCGGCACCGAGGTGCCCACCTCGGCCATCTTCGCCGGACAGCTCGCTGTGAGCGCGGTGGTTCTGCTGATACAGGCGGTGATCCTCGGGGCGGTGTCGGTCGGCTGGTTCGGCGTTCCGCTGCCGGCCGATCCGCTGCTCCTCCTGCTGACCCTGACCGTCGGCTTCCTGGTGTTCGGCGCGCTGGCCTGCGCGCTGGCCTGCTGCACACCGAGCGTGGAGACCGCCCCGGTGGTGGCCATGCCGGTGCTGCTGGTGTGCATGTTCGGCGCGGGCGTCTTCGCTCCGGTCCAGTCGCTGCCGTCCTGGCTGCGCGCCCCCGTACGCGGCCTCCCCCTGGAACCGGTCGTGGAGTCGCTGCGCGTCGCCTGGTTCGGCCGGGACTTCGGCGGCGAGACCTGGAACGGCGCCGCGCTGCCGCACCTCACCATGCTCGACGGTTGGCACTCGGCCGTCCCCGGCCTCCTGCTCGCCGTGGCCTGGGGCGCCGCCGCGGCCCAACTCACCCGGCGCTTCTTCCGCTGGGAGCCCCGCCGCGGCTGA
- a CDS encoding cytochrome P450 codes for MDSLRHELARFIQSPSARHDPPGLYRRLLATAPVLDLGRVHVVSGYEEIVTVLMHPGTVVDPSAVGLARSGSSALAEVVARMLPLRDGRDHTRLKRLATAAFSARRLAVIGRQISGATERLLTPLLESGSFDLVADFAVPLPVAVSCSILDIPEQDRHRVTGWAGLVARSLLDPDPAASEAAALDAEFEEFRDYVEELCARRAAHPGDDLISRLTAARAAGQLDDEDLLAFVVMLFANGLETLTSGLAVAVWQLLRTPGLMELLRARPELAQDVFDECQRLGSPVRASARALTADVPVGGTVLPAGTVTLLLYAAANRDPRRFPDPDRFDPARAERRHLAFGHGPHHCLGAPLSLMVGTGVLRTLAEAGAHRRISTPLTEETAPWSEQFVFGGLRSLPLLSPPAVSQAAPVAAGVTRR; via the coding sequence ATGGACAGCCTCCGGCACGAACTCGCGCGGTTCATCCAGAGTCCGTCCGCGCGCCATGATCCCCCTGGGCTCTACCGGCGGCTGCTGGCCACCGCCCCAGTGCTCGACCTGGGGCGGGTCCACGTCGTCTCCGGATACGAGGAGATCGTCACGGTGCTCATGCACCCCGGCACGGTCGTGGACCCCTCCGCGGTCGGGCTGGCCCGCTCCGGCTCCTCCGCGCTGGCCGAGGTGGTGGCGCGGATGCTCCCGCTGCGCGACGGCCGCGACCACACGCGCCTGAAGCGGCTGGCCACCGCCGCCTTCAGTGCCCGCCGGCTCGCCGTGATCGGCCGGCAGATCTCCGGCGCCACCGAGCGCCTGCTCACCCCGCTGCTGGAGTCCGGCTCCTTCGACCTTGTCGCGGACTTCGCCGTGCCGCTGCCGGTCGCCGTCTCCTGCAGCATCCTCGACATCCCCGAACAGGACCGGCACCGCGTCACCGGGTGGGCCGGCCTGGTCGCCCGTTCGCTGCTCGACCCGGACCCGGCGGCATCCGAAGCCGCCGCGCTGGACGCCGAGTTCGAGGAGTTCCGGGACTACGTCGAGGAACTGTGCGCCCGCCGCGCGGCACATCCCGGTGACGATCTGATCAGCCGCCTGACCGCGGCGCGCGCCGCCGGGCAGCTCGACGACGAGGATCTGCTGGCCTTCGTGGTGATGCTGTTCGCCAACGGGCTGGAGACCCTCACCTCCGGGCTCGCCGTCGCGGTCTGGCAGCTGCTGCGCACCCCGGGCCTGATGGAGCTGCTGCGGGCCCGTCCGGAGCTGGCCCAGGACGTCTTCGACGAGTGCCAGCGGCTGGGCAGCCCGGTACGGGCCAGCGCCCGCGCGCTGACCGCCGACGTCCCGGTGGGCGGCACGGTCCTGCCCGCGGGCACCGTGACCTTGCTGCTCTACGCCGCCGCCAACCGCGATCCGCGCCGTTTCCCGGACCCGGACCGCTTCGACCCGGCCCGGGCCGAACGCCGCCACCTGGCCTTCGGCCACGGGCCGCACCACTGCCTCGGCGCCCCACTCTCGCTCATGGTCGGCACCGGCGTACTGCGCACCCTGGCCGAGGCCGGCGCCCACCGCCGGATCAGCACCCCGCTCACCGAGGAGACCGCTCCTTGGAGCGAGCAGTTCGTGTTCGGCGGCCTGCGTTCCCTGCCGCTCCTCAGTCCGCCGGCCGTCTCCCAGGCGGCCCCGGTCGCGGCGGGGGTGACCCGACGATGA
- a CDS encoding UDP-N-acetylglucosamine 1-carboxyvinyltransferase, whose product MTDDYLVRIGRLIRDARQHRGWTQAQLAEALSTSQSAVNRIERGNQNISLEMIARIGEALDSEIVSLGYAGPMHLRVVGGRRLSGAIDVKTSKNACVALLCATLLNAGRTTLRRVARIEEVYRILEVLGSIGVKTRWINDGNDLEIVPPAELDLDAMDTDAARRTRSVIMFLGPLLHRTDRFRIPYAGGCDLGTRTVQPHMNALRHFGLDVTATDGSYHAVVEREAAPNRPIVLTERGDTVTENALLAAARHEGVTVIRNASSNYMVQDLCFFLEELGVRVEGIGTTTLTVHGVGHIDRDVDYAPSEDPVEAMSLLAAAVVTESELTIRRVPIEFLEIELAVLEEMGLDHDLTGEYRADNGRTRLVDLTVRPSKLRAPIDKIHPMPFPGLNIDNVPFFAAIAATAQGSTLIHDWVYDNRAIYLTELTRLGAQVKLLDPHRVLVEGPTRWRAAEMMCPPALRPAVVVLLAMMAAEGTSVLRNVYVINRGYEDLAERLNTIGAQIEIFRDI is encoded by the coding sequence ATGACCGATGACTACCTTGTCCGTATCGGCAGGCTCATCCGTGACGCGCGGCAGCATCGCGGCTGGACGCAGGCGCAGCTGGCAGAAGCGCTGAGCACCAGCCAGAGCGCGGTCAACCGCATCGAACGCGGCAACCAGAACATCAGCCTTGAGATGATCGCCCGCATCGGCGAGGCGCTGGACAGCGAGATCGTCTCCCTCGGCTACGCCGGACCCATGCATCTGCGGGTGGTCGGCGGCCGCCGGCTGTCCGGCGCCATAGACGTCAAGACGAGCAAGAACGCGTGCGTGGCCCTGCTGTGCGCGACGCTGCTCAACGCCGGCCGCACCACGCTGCGCCGGGTCGCCAGGATCGAGGAGGTCTACCGCATCCTGGAGGTGCTCGGCAGCATCGGCGTGAAGACCCGGTGGATCAACGACGGCAACGACCTGGAGATCGTGCCGCCGGCCGAGCTGGACCTCGACGCGATGGACACCGACGCGGCGCGGCGCACCCGCAGCGTCATCATGTTCCTCGGCCCGCTGCTGCACCGCACCGACCGCTTCCGCATCCCGTACGCCGGCGGCTGCGACCTGGGCACCCGTACGGTCCAGCCGCACATGAACGCGCTGCGCCACTTCGGCCTGGACGTGACCGCGACCGACGGCTCCTACCACGCGGTGGTCGAGCGCGAGGCCGCGCCGAACCGGCCGATCGTGCTGACCGAGCGCGGCGACACCGTCACCGAGAACGCGCTGCTGGCCGCCGCCCGGCACGAGGGCGTCACCGTGATCCGCAACGCCAGCTCCAACTACATGGTCCAGGACCTGTGCTTCTTCCTGGAGGAGCTGGGCGTGCGGGTCGAGGGCATCGGCACCACCACGCTGACCGTGCACGGCGTCGGCCACATCGACCGCGACGTGGACTACGCGCCGTCGGAGGACCCGGTCGAGGCGATGAGCCTGCTGGCCGCGGCCGTGGTCACCGAGTCCGAGCTGACCATCCGCCGGGTGCCGATCGAGTTCCTGGAGATCGAGCTCGCGGTGCTGGAGGAGATGGGCCTGGACCACGACCTCACCGGCGAGTACCGCGCGGACAACGGCCGCACCCGGCTGGTCGACCTGACGGTCCGCCCGTCCAAGCTGCGGGCGCCGATCGACAAGATCCACCCGATGCCGTTCCCCGGTCTGAACATCGACAACGTGCCCTTCTTCGCCGCGATCGCGGCGACCGCGCAGGGCTCGACGCTGATCCACGACTGGGTCTACGACAACCGCGCCATCTACCTCACCGAGCTGACCCGGCTCGGCGCCCAGGTCAAGCTGCTCGACCCGCACCGCGTGCTGGTCGAGGGCCCGACCCGCTGGCGGGCCGCCGAGATGATGTGCCCGCCCGCCCTGCGCCCGGCCGTCGTCGTGCTGCTCGCGATGATGGCCGCGGAGGGCACGTCCGTGCTGCGCAACGTCTACGTGATCAACCGCGGGTACGAGGACCTGGCGGAGCGGCTCAACACGATCGGCGCGCAGATCGAGATCTTCCGCGACATCTGA
- a CDS encoding ATP-binding cassette domain-containing protein, with translation MTPTQSSDTARYFEETATANRAALAEALGALRLGPDRPPRPAPAPAPAPAPAPAPAPAPAPAPAASTPSTAADALAAYRDLAARLGRTAPAEVPPAVREARDPLIALLRHQGIRWRQITLPDDGSGHGDTAGLTGPVIGFTAGEGRPVALPYARKAHRSGARRAGSAGNGRAVDRRAYLLYRPLPAGTPTAGTLLRFALASPGARRDLMVLAAAGLAAAVLALAVPLSTGLLMPRLVAAGHHPLRWLAVLLAAGTVAAGLLLVVRNVTAVRLTGRIQAALEPAVWDRLLDHDARFFRDFSTGDLVHRANAIAEARQALSEVLVGAVLGAFFSLSGLLVLLVVDPVLGGLLLAAALAAVAALAALGRRRQRYESRVYALHGRLHGTLYGLMLGIDKLQTAGREIQAFARWAVPFAEQKRADAAAMRADAAATALTAALQPLLLALLLAGVAARGAGAGGISAGHLMAAGIAAGQVALALGQVTHAAATAYGIAPVLDRLRPVLAQPAGTSGRARGQGDPGRLRGAVRLDEVSFRYPDAAVPALDGVSLHAEPGEMIAVVGPSGAGKSTLIRLLLGFEQPTAGRVRYDGRDLADLDLRTVRRQLGTVLQNGRLLRGSLLENLAGTDPDVTEDDVWQAAELAGIAADLRRLPLGLGTRVGEDAQGFSGGQVQRLLLARALVRRPAVLLLDEATSALDNATQRHVAEGIAALDRTRFVIAHRLSTIRRADRIYVLDRGRVTAAGGYDELLDSDPLFTRLVRPQEL, from the coding sequence ATGACCCCCACCCAGTCGTCAGACACCGCGCGGTACTTCGAGGAGACCGCGACCGCCAACCGGGCCGCGCTCGCCGAGGCGCTCGGCGCGTTGCGTCTCGGGCCGGACCGCCCGCCGCGCCCGGCCCCGGCACCGGCACCGGCACCGGCCCCGGCCCCGGCCCCGGCCCCGGCCCCGGCCCCGGCCCCGGCAGCGTCCACCCCGTCCACGGCGGCCGACGCGCTGGCCGCCTACCGGGACCTCGCCGCCCGACTGGGCCGTACCGCCCCGGCCGAGGTGCCGCCGGCGGTACGCGAGGCGAGGGACCCGCTCATCGCGCTGCTGCGGCACCAGGGCATCCGCTGGCGGCAGATCACGCTGCCCGACGACGGGTCCGGGCACGGCGACACCGCCGGCCTGACCGGTCCCGTGATCGGCTTCACGGCCGGCGAGGGCCGGCCGGTGGCGCTGCCGTACGCCAGGAAGGCGCACCGAAGCGGCGCAAGGAGGGCGGGCAGCGCGGGCAACGGCCGGGCCGTGGACCGGCGCGCGTACCTGCTCTACCGCCCGCTGCCCGCCGGGACCCCGACCGCCGGCACGCTGCTGCGGTTCGCCCTGGCGTCCCCCGGCGCCCGCCGGGACCTGATGGTGCTCGCCGCCGCCGGACTCGCCGCCGCGGTGCTCGCCCTGGCCGTGCCGCTGAGCACGGGCCTGCTGATGCCCCGCCTGGTCGCCGCCGGCCACCACCCGCTGCGCTGGCTGGCGGTGCTGCTCGCCGCGGGAACGGTCGCCGCCGGTCTGCTGCTGGTGGTCCGCAACGTCACCGCCGTACGGCTGACCGGCCGCATCCAGGCCGCGCTGGAACCGGCCGTCTGGGACCGGCTGCTCGACCACGACGCCCGCTTCTTCCGCGACTTCAGCACCGGCGACCTGGTGCACCGGGCCAACGCCATCGCCGAGGCCCGGCAGGCGCTGTCGGAAGTGCTGGTCGGCGCGGTGCTCGGCGCGTTCTTCTCACTGTCGGGACTGCTGGTGCTGCTCGTCGTCGACCCGGTCCTCGGCGGGCTGCTGCTGGCCGCCGCGCTGGCCGCCGTCGCCGCGCTGGCCGCCCTGGGCCGCCGCCGGCAGCGGTACGAGTCCCGGGTTTACGCCCTGCACGGCCGGCTGCACGGCACCCTGTACGGGCTGATGCTGGGCATCGACAAGCTGCAGACCGCGGGCCGGGAGATCCAGGCGTTCGCCCGCTGGGCCGTGCCGTTCGCCGAGCAGAAGCGCGCCGACGCCGCCGCCATGCGCGCCGACGCCGCGGCCACCGCGCTCACCGCCGCCCTGCAGCCCCTGCTCCTGGCGCTGCTGCTGGCCGGGGTGGCGGCCAGGGGCGCCGGGGCGGGCGGGATCAGCGCCGGCCACCTGATGGCCGCGGGCATCGCCGCGGGGCAGGTCGCCCTCGCGCTGGGGCAGGTCACCCACGCCGCCGCCACCGCCTACGGCATCGCGCCCGTCCTGGACCGGCTGCGGCCGGTCCTCGCCCAGCCGGCCGGGACGTCCGGCCGGGCCCGCGGCCAGGGCGACCCGGGACGGCTGCGCGGCGCGGTCCGCCTGGACGAGGTGTCGTTCCGCTACCCGGACGCCGCCGTCCCCGCCCTGGACGGGGTGTCGCTGCACGCGGAGCCCGGGGAGATGATCGCCGTGGTCGGCCCCTCCGGCGCGGGCAAGTCCACCCTGATCCGGCTGCTGCTGGGCTTCGAACAGCCGACCGCCGGCCGGGTACGGTACGACGGCCGGGACCTGGCGGACCTCGATCTCCGCACGGTGCGCCGCCAGTTGGGCACCGTCCTGCAGAACGGGCGGCTGCTGCGCGGCAGTCTGCTGGAGAATCTGGCCGGCACCGACCCGGACGTCACCGAGGACGACGTCTGGCAGGCGGCCGAACTCGCCGGTATCGCAGCCGACCTGCGCCGGCTGCCGCTGGGGCTGGGCACCCGCGTCGGCGAGGACGCCCAGGGATTCTCCGGCGGACAGGTCCAGCGGCTGCTGCTGGCCCGCGCCCTGGTCCGCCGCCCCGCCGTCCTCCTGCTCGACGAGGCCACCTCCGCTCTGGACAACGCCACCCAGCGCCATGTGGCCGAGGGCATCGCGGCACTGGACCGCACCCGCTTCGTCATCGCCCACCGGCTGAGCACGATCCGCCGTGCCGACCGGATCTACGTCCTGGACCGCGGCCGGGTGACGGCCGCGGGCGGCTACGACGAACTGCTCGATTCCGACCCGTTGTTCACCCGTCTCGTCCGACCCCAGGAGCTGTGA